In Actinoplanes derwentensis, the following proteins share a genomic window:
- a CDS encoding HAD family hydrolase — MNLADLIDESSCLLIDFDGPICVVFAGRPAAAVADELRTVIRRYFAGELPSAIAELTADPLQILTAVARLQDQHLTHEVTQACRDAEVAAVESAVPTPGAAEVLQAAHASGRQVAIVSNNATDAISAYLQNHDLIRYAEGITARFDGMDPRLLKPHPFLLERGLTATGAARNGTAFIGDSVTDIEAGRAAGIPTIGYANKPGKHQRLTDAGADVVIDSMHDLANALHTAANPAR, encoded by the coding sequence ATGAACCTCGCCGACCTGATCGACGAGTCATCGTGCCTGCTGATCGACTTCGACGGCCCGATCTGCGTCGTCTTCGCCGGGCGTCCGGCCGCAGCCGTCGCCGACGAACTGCGCACCGTCATTCGCCGGTACTTCGCAGGTGAACTGCCGTCGGCCATCGCCGAGCTGACGGCGGACCCACTCCAGATCCTCACCGCAGTCGCCCGCCTCCAAGACCAACACCTCACCCACGAAGTCACCCAAGCCTGCCGAGACGCCGAGGTCGCCGCGGTCGAGTCAGCCGTACCGACACCAGGCGCCGCAGAGGTGCTTCAGGCCGCCCATGCTTCAGGCCGCCAAGTCGCCATTGTCAGCAACAACGCCACCGACGCCATCAGCGCATACCTTCAGAACCACGATCTGATCCGCTACGCCGAGGGGATCACCGCGCGGTTCGACGGCATGGACCCCCGCCTACTCAAGCCCCACCCGTTCCTTCTGGAACGGGGCCTCACCGCCACCGGAGCAGCCCGAAACGGCACGGCCTTCATCGGCGACTCGGTAACCGACATCGAGGCAGGCCGAGCCGCTGGCATCCCCACCATCGGGTACGCCAACAAGCCCGGCAAACACCAGCGCCTCACTGATGCCGGAGCCGACGTCGTGATCGATTCCATGCACGACCTAGCCAACGCGCTCCACACCGCTGCCAACCCAGCACGATGA
- a CDS encoding phosphotransferase, with product MTDQFAVPAAVLANIRRRWPDIADPWATHVGAEFQALCERYQATPREVLPARYGFVTAIDTPDGPLVFRSSPDPHGADQAAVAAALANLGAAPRVHEAVAADHGTWTVMDRVFPGTPFNQVDPATVDLQALFAPLAAIRDQPPPRPGMSSIFDWLRDRLEDDQLTDLRPGTTIAPASERRTALALLEDLSLDHTPALCHGDASSGNIIADGPRGWAYIDPRGVTGEHAYDAAVIMIRIQAGYEISGLRDQVVEHVQTTSERLDAWILIADAARV from the coding sequence ATGACCGACCAATTCGCAGTGCCAGCCGCGGTACTGGCCAACATCCGCCGCCGCTGGCCCGACATCGCCGATCCCTGGGCCACACACGTCGGAGCCGAGTTCCAGGCCCTCTGTGAGCGTTACCAGGCCACCCCACGCGAGGTCCTGCCCGCCCGCTACGGATTCGTCACAGCCATCGACACCCCAGACGGCCCACTCGTGTTCCGCAGCAGCCCCGACCCACACGGAGCCGACCAAGCCGCTGTCGCCGCTGCACTTGCCAACCTTGGTGCTGCCCCACGAGTCCACGAAGCCGTAGCTGCCGATCATGGGACTTGGACCGTGATGGACCGAGTCTTTCCCGGAACGCCCTTCAACCAGGTGGATCCGGCTACCGTCGATCTGCAAGCGCTCTTCGCACCGCTGGCGGCAATTCGGGACCAGCCACCACCCCGACCTGGTATGTCCTCAATCTTTGACTGGCTCCGCGACCGTCTCGAAGACGACCAACTCACTGACCTTCGCCCCGGGACTACCATCGCCCCCGCCAGTGAGCGACGAACTGCACTCGCACTCCTGGAGGATCTTTCCTTGGACCATACGCCGGCGCTTTGCCACGGTGACGCATCCAGCGGAAATATAATCGCCGATGGGCCTCGTGGCTGGGCGTACATCGACCCTCGTGGCGTAACAGGCGAACATGCATATGACGCAGCAGTGATCATGATAAGAATTCAAGCTGGATATGAAATTTCCGGTCTGCGTGATCAGGTTGTCGAGCATGTCCAAACCACCTCTGAACGCCTCGATGCATGGATTCTGATCGCTGACGCTGCGCGCGTCTGA
- a CDS encoding winged helix-turn-helix domain-containing protein, producing MNVEARDLDDLEPDDARPASQQIANVLRAAILTRRFAPGERLPSQNDLAERYGVARETIKSALRILRDDRLIISRQGSGAFVRAQTDRPVGLRPHIEAAFEQPHITIDFAGFSSETLHTAIQEPLDKIRAGRLTPESIAIRILLPDLTQPAVIPSRVEPAGDDPAVRERAARIARRHTEAIIESVGELATLGLVRNATTEIRAYGTTVLSKLYILNRDEVFFGFYPVVRNTVSVDKQAVPIFDVLGKDVPLFHYALSGDDGDAGDQFVQQSRAWFDSVWDTIAHEYTP from the coding sequence CGGACGACGCCCGTCCCGCTTCGCAGCAGATCGCCAACGTGCTGCGCGCAGCGATCCTGACGCGCCGCTTCGCCCCCGGCGAACGCCTGCCGTCACAGAACGACTTGGCCGAGCGCTACGGCGTAGCCCGCGAGACCATCAAGTCCGCCCTACGCATCCTGCGCGACGACCGCCTCATCATCAGCCGCCAAGGCAGCGGCGCCTTCGTCCGCGCCCAAACCGATCGCCCGGTCGGGTTGCGCCCACACATCGAGGCCGCGTTCGAGCAGCCCCACATCACCATCGACTTCGCCGGTTTCTCCAGCGAAACCCTCCACACCGCCATCCAAGAACCCTTGGACAAGATCCGCGCCGGACGCCTGACACCCGAGTCGATCGCCATCCGCATCCTGCTACCGGACCTGACACAGCCCGCGGTGATTCCCTCCCGCGTGGAACCGGCCGGGGACGATCCTGCCGTCCGTGAACGGGCTGCCCGGATCGCACGCCGCCACACCGAGGCGATCATCGAGTCAGTGGGGGAGCTGGCCACCCTGGGCTTGGTCCGCAACGCCACGACCGAGATCCGCGCGTACGGAACCACGGTCCTGTCGAAGCTCTACATCCTCAACCGCGACGAGGTCTTCTTCGGCTTCTACCCCGTCGTCCGCAACACCGTTTCTGTCGACAAGCAAGCCGTACCGATCTTCGACGTGCTGGGCAAGGATGTCCCGCTGTTCCACTACGCCCTCAGCGGTGACGACGGCGACGCCGGAGACCAGTTCGTCCAGCAGTCCCGCGCCTGGTTCGACAGCGTCTGGGACACCATCGCCCACGAGTACACCCCATGA